One Luteolibacter flavescens DNA window includes the following coding sequences:
- a CDS encoding ECF-type sigma factor, translated as MAQTQETGGDQITRVLHAACEGDKQAAEDLIPLVYGELRKLAAWRLRQEAEAPTLQATALVHEAFLKLSPGEPRWEGNRHFFSAAAEAMRRILIDRARYRQAVRHGGGLQRTGFAEDAIAVPVAQDDEILAIHGILDRFALIEPRKAEVVKLRYFVGMTIEETAEALGISTPTAKRDWLYARAWLFRELHRDD; from the coding sequence ATGGCGCAGACACAGGAAACCGGAGGCGACCAGATAACCCGCGTCCTCCATGCGGCCTGTGAGGGCGACAAGCAGGCGGCGGAGGATCTCATCCCGCTCGTTTACGGTGAGCTGCGAAAGCTGGCGGCCTGGCGGCTGAGACAGGAAGCGGAGGCTCCCACGTTGCAGGCAACCGCTCTTGTTCACGAGGCATTCCTCAAGCTCTCGCCCGGAGAACCCCGGTGGGAAGGCAACCGGCATTTCTTCAGCGCGGCCGCGGAGGCGATGCGGCGAATCCTCATCGACCGGGCGAGATACCGGCAGGCCGTCCGTCACGGCGGCGGATTGCAGCGGACAGGCTTCGCGGAAGATGCCATCGCCGTTCCCGTCGCCCAAGATGACGAAATCCTCGCGATTCACGGCATCCTTGACCGCTTCGCTCTGATCGAGCCTCGCAAAGCCGAAGTGGTGAAATTGCGCTATTTCGTGGGCATGACCATCGAGGAAACCGCAGAGGCACTCGGCATCTCCACTCCCACCGCGAAGCGCGACTGGCTCTACGCGCGGGCCTGGTTGTTTCGCGAGCTGCACCGGGACGATTGA
- the rpsU gene encoding 30S ribosomal protein S21: MSDRSMRGVNVKKGEPVDRALKRLKTKLDTEGILEEMRRRRSFESVAARKIRKARTAPKRHKVRWRYTSPAQAAKAEEAAAAAAAANA, from the coding sequence ATGAGCGATCGTAGCATGCGTGGAGTGAACGTGAAAAAGGGCGAGCCAGTGGATCGCGCCTTGAAGCGTCTGAAGACCAAACTCGACACCGAAGGCATCCTCGAAGAGATGCGCCGCCGCCGCTCCTTTGAGTCCGTGGCCGCCCGCAAGATTCGCAAGGCCCGTACCGCTCCGAAGCGCCACAAGGTGCGCTGGCGCTACACCAGCCCGGCCCAAGCCGCCAAGGCCGAAGAAGCCGCCGCTGCAGCCGCTGCCGCCAACGCGTAA
- the thiD gene encoding bifunctional hydroxymethylpyrimidine kinase/phosphomethylpyrimidine kinase has protein sequence MNASPPVALTIAGSDCSAGAGLQADLKTFQHFGIFGLTAVTCVVAETPKVVRSVHAVPPAILQDQLRVMLDAFPVAAIKTGMLFSKAHIVAVTEILQQYPGIPLVIDPVMIASTGDPLLEENAISAYKERLFPLATVITPNLDEAEVLWGSPARDEATMERAARELSARHGCAVLLKGGHLGGPECADLLMEKDLPTWFRSPRIATPASHGTGCTLSAAIAASLALGKDLHEAIAEAKGYLEATLHTSFGWGDLAVLNQGTLPLP, from the coding sequence ATGAATGCCTCCCCGCCCGTCGCCCTGACCATCGCCGGCTCCGACTGCTCCGCTGGCGCCGGATTGCAGGCCGACCTGAAGACCTTCCAGCATTTCGGCATCTTCGGCCTGACCGCCGTCACCTGTGTGGTGGCCGAGACGCCGAAGGTCGTGCGCTCCGTCCACGCCGTGCCCCCGGCCATCCTGCAGGACCAGCTCCGCGTGATGCTCGATGCCTTCCCCGTGGCGGCGATCAAGACCGGCATGCTTTTCTCGAAGGCCCACATCGTGGCCGTCACCGAGATCCTCCAGCAATACCCCGGCATCCCGCTGGTGATCGATCCCGTGATGATCGCCTCCACCGGCGATCCGCTGCTGGAGGAAAATGCCATCTCCGCCTACAAGGAGCGGCTTTTCCCGCTGGCCACCGTCATCACGCCAAATCTGGACGAGGCCGAAGTCCTCTGGGGTTCCCCCGCCCGGGACGAGGCGACGATGGAGCGCGCCGCGCGCGAATTGTCTGCCCGGCATGGCTGCGCCGTGCTCCTGAAGGGCGGCCACCTCGGCGGCCCGGAGTGCGCGGACCTGCTGATGGAAAAGGATCTGCCCACGTGGTTCCGCTCGCCGCGGATCGCCACGCCTGCCTCGCATGGCACCGGCTGCACGCTCTCCGCAGCCATCGCCGCCAGCCTCGCGCTGGGGAAGGATCTCCACGAGGCGATCGCGGAGGCAAAGGGCTACCTGGAGGCGACGCTGCACACGTCCTTTGGCTGGGGAGATCTCGCCGTGCTGAATCAAGGCACGCTTCCGCTTCCGTGA
- a CDS encoding serine/threonine-protein kinase encodes MILQNALELPGPEERALYLADVCRGDGDVLKEVESLVAAHLADESFMMPSAHPLWDDARTEREGDTIGPFKLLRQLGEGGFGTVYLAEQSSPVRRQVALKLIKPGMDSREIISRFEAERQALAMMDHPHIAKVYDAGTTAGGRPYFVMELVEGVPITDFRTKANLGIAATLGLFADVCAAVQHAHQKGIIHRDLKPANLLVSVHDGEPVVKVIDFGIAKAIGTEASGITLHTQMGRMIGTPQYMSPEQAELHPLAVDTRSDIYSLGVVLHELLTGTTPLDPERLRGVPYGEIRRLIHEVIPPKPSTRLSGFPAASNADGRAAISSRALRGDLDWIVLKALEKDPERRYESAGAFAEDLLRYLQHKPVEARPPSVAYLMQRFARRHRGPVVAGTALLAALMLGAAGTSIGMKRALDAKEELEWKNRELDRQKLELVDHKERLSDLLESNQRMLGEIQRMSTNEAQLPAEFEALRQENQALLDKVSSGVADQERHTEQLGELQRANALLEKLLMESKDADAAVGWARARLFKTSTVALDMNGRGQFYLDGMLIPYPVLLQAFASRPDDDAGGKSLPRRLDVSLPKGAKSTDPVFHSRLMQLAAAADRIGFRHDLPLPREKAVTPEKAPPKEKLPAK; translated from the coding sequence ATGATTCTGCAGAATGCCTTGGAGCTCCCGGGGCCGGAGGAGCGCGCCCTCTACCTCGCCGATGTCTGCCGAGGTGACGGAGACGTGCTCAAGGAAGTCGAGTCGCTCGTCGCCGCGCATCTTGCGGACGAAAGTTTCATGATGCCGTCAGCCCACCCCCTGTGGGACGATGCCCGCACCGAAAGGGAAGGCGACACGATCGGTCCCTTCAAGCTGCTCCGGCAACTGGGTGAGGGCGGATTCGGCACGGTCTATCTGGCGGAGCAATCCTCGCCGGTGAGACGCCAGGTGGCGCTCAAGTTGATAAAGCCGGGCATGGACTCCCGGGAAATCATCTCCCGCTTCGAGGCGGAGCGCCAGGCGCTGGCGATGATGGACCACCCGCACATCGCCAAGGTCTACGATGCGGGAACCACCGCAGGCGGGCGGCCCTACTTCGTCATGGAGTTGGTAGAGGGGGTGCCGATCACGGATTTCCGCACCAAGGCCAATCTCGGGATCGCAGCGACTTTGGGACTATTCGCCGACGTCTGCGCGGCTGTGCAGCACGCGCATCAGAAAGGTATCATCCACCGCGACCTGAAACCCGCAAACCTCCTCGTGTCTGTCCACGACGGCGAACCGGTCGTGAAGGTGATCGACTTCGGCATCGCCAAGGCGATCGGTACCGAAGCTTCCGGGATCACCCTCCACACCCAGATGGGGCGGATGATCGGCACCCCGCAGTACATGAGCCCGGAGCAAGCGGAACTCCACCCGCTGGCGGTGGACACCCGCAGTGACATCTATTCGCTCGGTGTCGTATTGCACGAACTCCTGACCGGGACGACGCCTCTGGATCCCGAGCGGCTCCGCGGCGTGCCCTACGGTGAGATCCGGCGGCTCATCCACGAGGTGATCCCGCCGAAGCCAAGTACCCGGCTTTCAGGTTTTCCCGCCGCCTCCAATGCCGATGGCCGGGCCGCCATCTCTTCTCGCGCCCTGCGTGGCGATCTCGATTGGATCGTCCTGAAAGCCCTCGAGAAAGATCCCGAGCGCCGCTACGAGTCGGCCGGTGCCTTCGCGGAGGACCTGCTGCGCTATCTCCAGCACAAGCCGGTCGAAGCCCGCCCGCCTAGCGTGGCCTACCTCATGCAGCGCTTCGCCCGCCGCCATCGCGGCCCGGTCGTCGCGGGCACCGCATTGCTGGCCGCTCTGATGCTCGGTGCCGCGGGGACCTCCATCGGTATGAAGCGGGCACTCGATGCCAAGGAGGAACTGGAGTGGAAGAACCGCGAGCTGGATCGGCAGAAGCTCGAGCTCGTCGATCACAAGGAACGCCTCTCCGATCTCCTCGAGTCGAACCAACGGATGCTCGGAGAGATCCAGCGGATGAGCACGAATGAAGCGCAACTGCCCGCGGAATTCGAAGCACTGCGGCAAGAGAACCAAGCGCTGCTAGACAAGGTGAGCAGCGGGGTGGCCGACCAAGAAAGACACACCGAGCAGCTCGGCGAGCTCCAGCGTGCCAACGCGCTGCTGGAGAAGCTGCTGATGGAATCCAAGGACGCCGACGCTGCTGTCGGATGGGCGCGCGCCCGGTTGTTCAAGACCTCTACCGTTGCGCTCGATATGAATGGACGCGGCCAGTTCTACCTCGATGGAATGCTGATTCCTTACCCCGTGCTGCTCCAGGCATTCGCCTCCCGTCCGGACGATGATGCCGGAGGGAAATCCCTGCCGCGCCGGCTGGATGTTTCCTTGCCCAAGGGTGCCAAGTCCACCGATCCAGTCTTCCACTCCCGCCTCATGCAACTCGCCGCTGCCGCCGACCGGATCGGGTTCCGGCACGACCTACCGCTGCCGCGGGAGAAGGCCGTGACACCGGAAAAGGCGCCGCCGAAGGAGAAGCTCCCGGCGAAGTGA
- the coaD gene encoding pantetheine-phosphate adenylyltransferase, with protein sequence MRTAVYAGSFDPPTNGHLWMIQQGLELFDRLIVAIGSNPSKSYTFTVEERLEVLRASVPSCERLTIAHFHNRYLVDYAKEMDARFILRGIRGPDDYEYERVMRHINADLAPHITTSFLMPPRDIAEVSSSMVKGLIGPEGWEDQVRRYVPAPVFELLEVRTR encoded by the coding sequence ATGCGCACCGCGGTGTATGCCGGCTCCTTCGACCCTCCGACGAATGGTCATCTCTGGATGATCCAGCAAGGCCTGGAGCTGTTCGACCGCCTGATCGTCGCCATCGGCAGCAATCCGTCGAAGAGCTATACCTTCACCGTCGAGGAACGCCTCGAGGTGCTGCGTGCTTCGGTGCCCTCGTGCGAGCGCCTCACCATCGCGCATTTCCACAACCGCTATCTGGTGGACTATGCGAAGGAAATGGACGCCCGCTTCATCCTCCGCGGCATCCGCGGGCCGGACGACTACGAGTACGAGCGCGTGATGCGCCACATCAATGCGGACCTCGCGCCGCACATCACCACCAGCTTCCTCATGCCCCCGCGCGACATCGCCGAGGTCTCGTCGAGCATGGTGAAGGGTCTCATCGGTCCCGAAGGCTGGGAAGACCAGGTCCGCCGCTACGTCCCTGCGCCGGTCTTCGAACTGCTGGAAGTGCGGACCCGGTAG
- a CDS encoding Co(2+)/Mg(2+) efflux protein ApaG — MTPMLRKLDGLSVKVDDVIYMPSLDAPDERPHPFVYFISIKNESEERVTIRGRKWVVREDDGEVTVVEGDGVVGQSPVLGPGENFSYNSYHVTRGDGTAEGAFFGETEEGEWVFTRIPEFRLTVPGWA, encoded by the coding sequence ATGACCCCGATGCTGAGGAAACTGGACGGGCTGAGCGTCAAGGTGGATGACGTGATCTACATGCCCAGTCTGGACGCTCCCGACGAGCGCCCGCATCCCTTCGTGTACTTCATTTCCATCAAGAACGAGTCCGAGGAAAGGGTGACCATCCGCGGCCGCAAGTGGGTCGTGCGCGAGGACGATGGCGAGGTGACCGTCGTCGAGGGCGATGGCGTGGTCGGCCAGAGCCCGGTGCTGGGGCCGGGCGAAAATTTCTCCTACAACAGCTACCACGTCACCCGCGGCGACGGGACGGCGGAGGGAGCCTTTTTCGGCGAAACTGAAGAGGGCGAGTGGGTTTTCACCCGCATCCCGGAGTTCCGGCTCACGGTCCCGGGCTGGGCCTGA
- a CDS encoding carbon starvation CstA family protein, which yields MKPFLRILLWIAISLLGVAAVSVAAFQRGEPVNALWLVVAGVCTFAVSYRFYSAWLVAKVLTIDDRRAPAAVTCNDGKDFVPTPKWVVFGHHFAAIAGPGPLVGPVLAAQFGYLPGTLWILVGATLGGGVHDAVVLFASMRRKGKSLGQMLKEELNPVIGLVAMISLLAIMTIILAVLGLVVVKALAESPWGLFTIAATIPLAMVMGIAIKSGKVGVTATSVFGVVGLLAAVVAGKYLTPEMTRALTLSSTDLAWAIMIYGFAASVLPVWLLLAPRDYLSTFMKLGTVAILAVFIVLLAPPLHMPAVTPFIDGSGFVVTGPVFPFVCITIACGAISGFHALISSGTTPKLLGREKDIRLVGYGSMVVEMLVALMAIIAACALQPGQYFAINSPVDPNNIPAVEAQIAKINSYGPEYAVTRAEMEQLAHDLGEPHIIGKVGGAPTFAVGMAQMFAKVIPGNTALSLWYHFAIMFEALFILTTLDAGTRVGRFILQDLLGQIVPRMRDTGSWTANVISTFLLVAAWGYFLYQGAIDPEGIAKSLWPIFGIANQLLAVIAFCLGTTILIKMGKARYAWCTVVPMIFLTIVTFTAGIMKIWLPKAAGFLPTIEKLEAAIAGGLSGEALKKAQVSLTNAKVDVAITALFLIFVSIIVFGSIREWWLLLSKRKPAVLHESEYVTLADEA from the coding sequence ATGAAACCCTTCCTCCGGATACTTCTCTGGATCGCCATCTCCTTGCTCGGTGTCGCCGCGGTGTCGGTGGCTGCCTTTCAGCGTGGCGAGCCTGTCAATGCGCTGTGGCTCGTGGTGGCCGGCGTCTGCACCTTCGCCGTGTCCTACCGCTTCTACTCGGCGTGGCTGGTGGCAAAGGTGCTCACCATCGATGACCGCCGGGCTCCGGCCGCAGTCACGTGCAATGACGGCAAGGACTTCGTCCCCACGCCGAAGTGGGTGGTCTTCGGCCACCACTTCGCCGCCATTGCAGGACCGGGGCCGCTCGTCGGGCCTGTGCTTGCGGCGCAATTCGGCTACCTGCCCGGCACCTTGTGGATCCTCGTCGGTGCGACGCTCGGCGGCGGAGTCCACGATGCCGTGGTGCTCTTCGCCTCCATGCGGCGGAAGGGAAAGTCCCTCGGCCAGATGCTGAAGGAGGAGCTGAATCCCGTGATCGGTCTCGTCGCGATGATCAGCCTGCTCGCCATCATGACGATCATCCTCGCGGTGCTGGGACTGGTCGTCGTGAAGGCGCTTGCCGAGAGCCCGTGGGGCCTCTTCACCATCGCGGCCACCATCCCGCTCGCGATGGTGATGGGAATCGCGATCAAGAGCGGGAAGGTCGGCGTCACCGCCACGTCCGTCTTCGGAGTGGTCGGCCTCCTCGCTGCGGTCGTCGCGGGGAAATACCTCACGCCGGAAATGACGAGGGCGCTCACGCTGAGCTCCACGGATCTCGCGTGGGCCATCATGATCTACGGCTTCGCTGCCAGCGTCCTGCCCGTATGGCTGCTGCTCGCTCCGCGCGACTACCTCAGCACCTTCATGAAGCTCGGGACGGTCGCCATCCTCGCCGTCTTCATCGTCCTGCTCGCGCCCCCGCTGCACATGCCCGCGGTCACGCCATTCATCGATGGCTCCGGCTTCGTCGTCACCGGGCCGGTCTTTCCCTTCGTCTGTATCACCATCGCGTGCGGGGCCATCAGTGGCTTCCACGCGCTGATTTCCTCCGGCACCACGCCGAAGCTGCTGGGCCGGGAGAAGGACATCCGTCTCGTCGGCTACGGCTCCATGGTGGTGGAAATGCTCGTCGCGCTCATGGCGATCATTGCCGCCTGTGCGCTCCAGCCGGGGCAGTACTTCGCGATCAATTCACCCGTCGATCCGAACAATATCCCCGCCGTCGAGGCCCAGATCGCGAAGATCAATTCCTACGGCCCCGAGTACGCGGTCACGCGCGCGGAGATGGAACAGCTCGCCCACGATCTCGGCGAACCGCACATCATCGGCAAGGTCGGCGGTGCGCCCACCTTCGCCGTCGGCATGGCGCAGATGTTTGCGAAGGTCATCCCGGGGAATACCGCGCTGTCGCTGTGGTATCACTTCGCCATCATGTTCGAGGCGTTGTTCATCCTGACCACGCTCGATGCCGGCACGCGGGTCGGCCGCTTCATCCTCCAGGACCTGCTCGGCCAGATCGTTCCAAGGATGCGGGACACCGGCTCATGGACGGCGAATGTGATCTCCACCTTCCTGCTCGTCGCGGCGTGGGGATATTTCCTCTATCAGGGGGCCATCGATCCGGAAGGCATCGCCAAGAGCCTGTGGCCCATCTTCGGCATCGCGAACCAACTTCTGGCCGTCATCGCCTTCTGCCTCGGCACCACCATCCTCATCAAGATGGGCAAGGCGCGCTACGCCTGGTGCACCGTGGTGCCGATGATCTTCCTCACCATCGTCACCTTCACCGCGGGCATCATGAAGATCTGGTTGCCGAAGGCCGCAGGCTTCCTTCCGACCATCGAGAAACTGGAAGCGGCCATCGCCGGTGGCCTCAGCGGCGAGGCTCTCAAAAAGGCCCAGGTGTCGCTGACCAATGCGAAGGTGGATGTGGCGATCACCGCGCTCTTTCTCATCTTCGTCTCCATCATCGTCTTCGGCAGCATCCGCGAATGGTGGCTGCTCCTGAGCAAGCGGAAGCCCGCCGTGCTTCACGAGAGCGAATACGTCACCCTCGCCGACGAGGCGTGA
- the recR gene encoding recombination mediator RecR: MARIEYPEAVGKLVDELRRLPGVGPRSAERIAIWLLQSARAEPLVLAAALEKAKAEVVACPTCGFFATADRCAICSDPSRDSVLCVVEQATDVLPLERSGAFKGRYHCLGGKLSPLDNVTPDDLRIGPLLRRIEHEHVTEVILAPGSDVEGEATANYLAGLLKGKCHVTRIAQGLPAGGGLEHADALTLARALEGRRGL, encoded by the coding sequence ATGGCCCGCATCGAATACCCCGAAGCCGTCGGCAAGCTGGTGGACGAGCTCCGCCGCCTCCCCGGTGTGGGACCGCGCAGTGCGGAGCGGATCGCCATCTGGCTGCTCCAGAGCGCCCGCGCCGAGCCGCTGGTGCTAGCCGCCGCACTGGAGAAAGCGAAGGCCGAGGTGGTGGCATGCCCCACCTGCGGGTTCTTCGCCACCGCCGACCGCTGCGCGATTTGCTCGGACCCCTCGCGCGACTCCGTCCTCTGCGTCGTCGAGCAGGCCACGGATGTCCTCCCGCTGGAGCGCTCCGGTGCCTTCAAGGGCCGCTACCACTGCCTCGGGGGAAAGCTCTCGCCGCTCGACAATGTCACGCCGGATGACCTGCGCATCGGCCCGCTGCTCCGCCGCATCGAGCACGAGCACGTCACAGAAGTCATCCTCGCCCCCGGCTCCGATGTCGAAGGCGAGGCCACCGCGAACTACCTCGCCGGCCTGCTGAAGGGGAAGTGCCACGTCACCCGCATCGCCCAGGGCCTGCCCGCCGGCGGCGGCCTCGAGCACGCCGACGCCCTCACCCTCGCCCGTGCCCTCGAAGGCCGTCGCGGGCTCTGA
- a CDS encoding peroxiredoxin: MKPAIGSPAPDFTAPVTGEGHGEDATVTLSALRGQRVVLVFYPKDDTPGCTKQACALRDGWADVQAAARIYGVSIDPVKKHRKFITKYDLPYPLIADEDQSIVTAYGVWVEKSMYGKTFMGTERTTFIIGADGTIEAILEKVSPDAHLALLLEALG, translated from the coding sequence ATGAAGCCAGCCATCGGATCGCCCGCCCCGGATTTCACCGCTCCCGTCACCGGGGAGGGACATGGAGAGGACGCTACCGTGACTCTGTCCGCCCTCCGTGGCCAGCGTGTGGTGCTGGTCTTTTACCCGAAGGACGATACCCCCGGCTGCACGAAGCAGGCCTGCGCGCTGCGGGACGGCTGGGCGGACGTGCAGGCTGCCGCCCGGATCTATGGCGTGAGCATCGATCCGGTGAAAAAGCACCGGAAATTCATCACCAAGTACGACCTGCCCTATCCGCTCATCGCCGACGAGGACCAATCCATCGTCACGGCCTACGGCGTCTGGGTGGAGAAGTCGATGTATGGGAAGACCTTCATGGGCACGGAGCGGACCACCTTCATCATCGGCGCGGATGGCACCATCGAGGCGATCTTGGAAAAGGTCTCGCCGGATGCCCATCTGGCGCTCTTGCTCGAAGCCCTGGGTTAA
- a CDS encoding SIMPL domain-containing protein, producing the protein MSLESSPQRPVRNISLPPLAAIPLALGLAVSTYIAADTWRDVRKPPEKNNILITGSAKKRIVSDYIQWSATIEGSGADRTAAYLSLKGGTEKAVAFLKDQGIEPGDIKIESASITEEFEIIREDKVLPGTNVPLRTETSKSTGFRAVQVVSVGSSQVMLIEKASREITSLLEQDVFVTSHPPRYYYTRLGELKLEMLAEAAKDARSRAENILSSAGNAGLGALVYSSMGIININPANSTAASSEGNNDTTSYEKDIITIVRAEYKVN; encoded by the coding sequence ATGAGCCTCGAATCGAGTCCGCAACGCCCTGTCCGCAACATCAGCCTCCCGCCGCTTGCCGCCATCCCGCTCGCGCTGGGTCTTGCGGTCTCCACCTACATCGCCGCCGACACCTGGCGGGACGTGCGGAAGCCGCCCGAGAAGAACAACATCCTCATCACCGGATCGGCCAAGAAGAGGATCGTCTCCGATTACATCCAGTGGTCGGCCACGATCGAGGGCTCGGGTGCCGACCGCACTGCAGCCTACCTTTCGCTCAAGGGCGGCACGGAGAAGGCGGTCGCCTTTCTGAAGGACCAAGGCATCGAGCCGGGCGACATCAAGATCGAGTCCGCCTCCATCACCGAGGAATTCGAGATCATCCGTGAGGACAAGGTTCTCCCCGGCACCAATGTGCCGCTGCGCACCGAGACTTCCAAGTCCACCGGTTTCCGCGCGGTGCAGGTGGTCTCCGTGGGATCCTCGCAAGTGATGCTGATCGAGAAGGCATCGCGCGAGATCACGTCGCTGCTGGAGCAGGATGTCTTCGTGACTTCCCATCCGCCGCGCTACTACTACACGCGCCTGGGGGAGCTGAAGCTGGAGATGCTGGCGGAGGCCGCCAAGGATGCCCGCAGCCGCGCCGAGAACATCCTCAGCTCGGCCGGCAACGCCGGGCTCGGGGCGCTCGTGTATTCCTCGATGGGAATCATCAACATCAATCCCGCGAACTCCACCGCCGCGTCCAGCGAGGGCAACAACGACACCACCTCTTACGAGAAGGATATCATCACCATCGTGCGCGCCGAGT